One stretch of Rhodoferax lithotrophicus DNA includes these proteins:
- a CDS encoding TonB-dependent receptor domain-containing protein: protein MVAFPTLAPSQPVILNEVVVTASRVPVPVTDVIADVSIIDRTVLDLAGQSSLRDVLAQLPGVQLSSTGSYRSSTNVYLRGAASSQALVLIDGVRVGSATSGSAAFENLPLDRIERVEVLRGAASALYGPDAVGGVIQIFTRDPVDTLQLSANTGAGSDGQFQAGASVRGRNGAIGYSLGLSKEKATGINVATNPAASSYNPDQDSFDVNSVDAKLSVQLSSQQALTLGVLQSKMNYQFDGTITPNPLGLTKWTTDAWRHATLRHASLKWDAQWSTRWKSSLIVGRSDDVSVNEYYRLADGAFNGRNQFNTRRTQTTWQNDINLGTDVLTALLENRTEAIDSTTNYSVKERDVSGVMLSYALNRPGWNALAVLRSDDNSQFGHYSNWALSGGYKFTAAWRAVASVGTSFQAPSFNQLYYPGFGSPTLLPQQNRASEMGLKYHHGAMSMAATLYHNEIQGFINPVTNVQNNLAVLRGLTLDMQARRGHTRYAVTYDYADPHTQPDGLRFARIAQNMLNLSAHHRVGLAELWGELKFSSDREDAKLVGTGRDVLPGYGLLNLGVNWKISRDLSALVRLNNVNDTAYVLANGYSMPGRNVLASLTWSL from the coding sequence ATGGTCGCTTTCCCGACACTGGCACCAAGTCAGCCCGTGATCTTGAACGAGGTGGTGGTGACTGCCAGTCGCGTCCCGGTACCCGTGACGGATGTGATTGCGGATGTCTCCATCATTGACCGAACCGTGCTGGACTTGGCTGGGCAAAGCAGCTTGCGTGATGTACTGGCCCAGCTACCGGGTGTGCAGTTGTCCAGCACGGGCAGTTACCGCTCCAGTACCAATGTGTACTTGCGTGGTGCGGCCAGCTCGCAAGCCCTTGTCCTGATCGATGGTGTTCGCGTGGGCTCGGCCACCTCTGGCAGTGCGGCATTCGAGAATTTGCCGCTGGATCGGATTGAGCGTGTGGAAGTGTTGCGGGGTGCTGCATCGGCCCTCTATGGCCCGGATGCGGTCGGTGGCGTGATCCAGATTTTCACCCGTGATCCGGTCGATACCTTGCAGCTGTCAGCCAACACGGGTGCTGGCTCTGACGGGCAATTTCAGGCTGGGGCATCGGTGCGTGGGCGAAATGGCGCCATCGGCTATAGCCTGGGATTGTCAAAAGAAAAAGCCACGGGAATCAATGTGGCCACCAACCCGGCCGCCAGCAGTTACAACCCCGACCAGGACAGCTTTGATGTCAACAGTGTGGATGCCAAGCTGAGTGTGCAGTTGTCTTCACAGCAGGCACTGACGCTCGGTGTTTTGCAAAGCAAAATGAATTACCAGTTTGATGGCACGATCACCCCCAATCCTTTGGGCCTGACCAAATGGACCACTGATGCCTGGCGGCACGCAACACTTCGGCACGCCAGTCTGAAATGGGATGCGCAATGGTCAACGCGCTGGAAGTCGAGCCTGATAGTGGGCCGCAGTGACGATGTATCGGTGAATGAATACTATCGCCTGGCCGATGGGGCGTTCAACGGTCGTAACCAGTTCAACACCCGGCGCACACAAACCACCTGGCAAAACGACATCAACCTGGGCACGGATGTGCTGACAGCGTTGCTGGAAAATCGCACCGAAGCCATCGACAGCACCACCAACTACAGCGTGAAAGAGCGCGATGTAAGCGGTGTCATGCTTTCCTATGCACTGAACCGCCCCGGCTGGAACGCCTTAGCGGTGCTGCGCAGTGATGACAATTCACAGTTTGGCCATTACAGCAACTGGGCACTGTCGGGGGGCTACAAATTCACAGCGGCATGGCGGGCGGTTGCCAGCGTGGGCACCAGTTTTCAGGCACCAAGCTTCAATCAGCTGTATTACCCCGGCTTTGGCTCCCCCACGCTGCTGCCGCAACAAAATCGTGCCAGCGAAATGGGGTTGAAGTACCACCATGGGGCCATGTCGATGGCCGCAACCCTGTACCACAACGAAATCCAGGGCTTTATCAACCCCGTGACCAATGTTCAAAACAACCTGGCCGTATTACGTGGACTCACGCTGGACATGCAGGCCCGGCGAGGCCACACCCGCTACGCTGTGACCTACGACTATGCCGACCCGCATACCCAGCCCGATGGCCTGCGCTTTGCCCGTATTGCGCAAAACATGCTCAACCTCAGTGCCCACCATCGGGTGGGTTTGGCTGAACTATGGGGTGAGCTGAAGTTTTCCAGTGACCGTGAAGATGCCAAGCTTGTCGGTACTGGGCGCGATGTGCTGCCCGGCTACGGCTTGCTCAATCTGGGGGTGAACTGGAAAATCAGCCGAGACCTGAGCGCATTGGTGCGGCTCAACAACGTGAACGACACCGCGTACGTACTGGCCAACGGCTATTCCATGCCCGGGCGCAATGTGTTGGCATCCCTGACCTGGTCTCTGTAA
- the gltX gene encoding glutamate--tRNA ligase, producing the protein MNAPLRTRTRFAPSPTGFIHLGNIRSALYPWAFARSTGGDFILRIEDTDLERSSQAAVDVIIEGMAWLGLDHDEGPFYQMQRMDRYKAVLAEMVASGHVYLCYMSMAELDALRERQTAAKEKPRYDGTWRPAPGKVLPAIPEGVQPVLRFKNPQGGSVVWDDKVKGRIEISNDELDDLVIARPDGTPTYNFCVVVDDMDMDITHVIRGDDHVNNTPRQINIFKALGKEPPVYAHLPTVLNEQGEKMSKRNGAKPVTQYRDEGYLPDAMVNYLARLGWSHGDDEIFSRSQFIEWFNLDHLGKSAAQFDEAKLRWVNAQHIKITADDVLANLVAANLQKRAIATDERLPRICALFKDRCDTTLALADWAAVFYAEAQPLPADIAQHVTDAVKPALALLADKLAICTWDKASIAAVIKEVLTVCGLKMPHLAMPVRVLVVGNTHTPSLDAVLELFNREKVISRLKTA; encoded by the coding sequence ATGAACGCACCACTTCGCACTCGTACCCGTTTCGCCCCGTCGCCTACCGGTTTTATTCATCTGGGCAATATCCGCTCGGCCTTGTACCCATGGGCATTTGCTCGCTCGACGGGGGGGGACTTCATTCTGCGCATTGAGGACACTGATCTGGAACGCTCGTCACAAGCGGCCGTCGATGTGATCATCGAGGGCATGGCCTGGCTGGGGCTGGATCACGATGAGGGGCCGTTCTATCAAATGCAGCGCATGGATCGCTACAAGGCGGTGTTGGCTGAAATGGTGGCTTCTGGTCACGTCTACCTCTGTTACATGAGCATGGCGGAACTGGATGCCCTGCGTGAGCGTCAGACTGCTGCCAAAGAAAAGCCGCGCTACGACGGCACTTGGCGGCCTGCGCCCGGCAAGGTGTTGCCCGCCATTCCTGAAGGTGTACAGCCCGTGCTGCGTTTCAAGAATCCGCAAGGTGGTTCAGTCGTGTGGGACGATAAGGTCAAAGGCCGCATTGAGATCAGCAACGACGAACTTGATGACCTGGTGATTGCCCGTCCTGACGGCACGCCCACCTACAACTTCTGCGTGGTGGTGGATGACATGGACATGGACATCACCCATGTGATCCGTGGAGATGACCATGTCAACAACACGCCGCGTCAAATCAATATTTTCAAGGCTCTGGGCAAAGAGCCGCCGGTTTACGCACATTTGCCCACCGTGCTCAATGAGCAGGGTGAAAAGATGAGCAAGCGCAACGGTGCCAAGCCGGTGACGCAATACCGGGACGAAGGTTACCTGCCCGATGCCATGGTGAACTACTTGGCACGCCTGGGCTGGAGCCATGGTGACGATGAAATTTTCAGTCGGTCACAGTTCATTGAATGGTTTAACCTGGATCACTTGGGCAAGAGTGCCGCGCAGTTTGACGAAGCCAAGTTGCGATGGGTCAATGCCCAACACATCAAAATCACCGCCGATGACGTGCTGGCAAATTTGGTTGCAGCAAACTTGCAAAAACGCGCCATTGCAACAGATGAGCGCTTGCCTCGTATATGCGCCTTGTTTAAAGACCGTTGCGACACCACCTTAGCGTTAGCAGATTGGGCGGCCGTGTTTTATGCAGAGGCTCAGCCTTTGCCCGCTGATATTGCCCAGCATGTGACGGATGCGGTCAAACCGGCGCTTGCCTTGTTGGCTGATAAATTGGCGATTTGCACTTGGGATAAAGCCAGTATTGCGGCAGTGATCAAGGAAGTGTTGACTGTGTGTGGTCTGAAAATGCCGCATCTGGCGATGCCTGTGCGCGTGTTGGTGGTGGGGAATACACACACCCCCTCATTGGATGCGGTGTTGGAACTATTTAATCGAGAAAAAGTTATTTCGAGATTGAAAACAGCCTAA
- a CDS encoding O-succinylhomoserine sulfhydrylase, which yields MTAKHLPDNLHRDTLAVRMATERSQYGENSEALYLTSGYVQPSAEASARRFAGDEDGFTYGRYGNPTVASFEQRLAALEGAPAAISTASGMSAILMMCMGLLKAGDHVVCSHSMFGSTIKLIGSDLAKFGVESTFVPQTDVGAWTAAVKPNTKLFFAETPTNPLTEVCDIRALADIAHHAGALLAVDNCFATPALQRPMAFGADIVMHSGTKYLDGQGRVMAGALCASQELVTEKFLPVLKSAGMTLAPFNAWVVLKGLETLDIRMQAQSARALALAQWLQDHPSVARVHYPGLSSHPQHALAMVQQSNCGGAVLSFEVKASDEEQARQRAFHVLDSLTILSLCTNLGDTKTLLAHPASTSHGRLTPAQRQLAGVSQGLIRMAVGLEHITDIQADLDRGLLSF from the coding sequence ATGACCGCAAAACATCTTCCTGACAATCTTCATCGCGATACGTTGGCGGTGCGCATGGCCACCGAACGTAGCCAGTACGGAGAAAACTCTGAGGCCTTGTACCTGACCAGTGGCTATGTGCAGCCCAGTGCTGAAGCCAGTGCCCGGCGCTTTGCCGGTGACGAGGATGGCTTCACTTATGGTCGTTATGGCAACCCCACCGTGGCCAGCTTCGAGCAACGCCTGGCGGCTCTTGAAGGGGCTCCTGCGGCTATTTCCACCGCGTCGGGTATGTCGGCTATTCTCATGATGTGTATGGGGCTGTTGAAAGCGGGTGACCATGTGGTGTGCTCGCATTCGATGTTTGGCTCCACCATCAAGCTGATTGGTTCTGATCTGGCCAAATTTGGCGTGGAGTCGACCTTTGTGCCGCAGACCGATGTCGGTGCCTGGACGGCTGCCGTCAAACCCAATACCAAGCTGTTTTTTGCTGAAACACCCACCAATCCGCTGACTGAAGTCTGTGACATTCGTGCGCTGGCCGACATTGCCCACCATGCCGGAGCCTTGCTGGCGGTCGACAACTGCTTTGCTACACCTGCGTTGCAGCGCCCGATGGCGTTTGGAGCAGACATCGTCATGCATTCCGGCACCAAGTATTTGGATGGGCAGGGTCGTGTCATGGCTGGTGCACTGTGTGCCAGCCAGGAACTGGTCACCGAAAAATTCTTGCCGGTGCTCAAGAGCGCTGGCATGACACTGGCACCATTCAACGCCTGGGTTGTTCTCAAAGGTCTGGAAACGCTCGACATTCGCATGCAGGCGCAGTCGGCCCGAGCCTTGGCGCTGGCACAATGGTTGCAAGACCACCCGTCGGTGGCTCGGGTGCATTACCCAGGCTTGTCCAGTCATCCTCAGCACGCATTGGCCATGGTGCAGCAGTCCAATTGCGGAGGTGCAGTATTGTCATTCGAGGTGAAGGCCTCGGATGAGGAGCAGGCGCGTCAACGCGCATTCCATGTGCTGGATTCGCTGACCATTTTGTCGCTTTGCACCAACCTGGGGGACACCAAAACCCTGCTGGCCCACCCCGCCAGTACCTCGCATGGCCGCTTGACCCCGGCCCAACGTCAGCTTGCCGGTGTGAGCCAAGGGCTGATCCGCATGGCCGTTGGCCTTGAACACATTACTGACATTCAGGCCGATCTTGACCGTGGCCTTCTTTCCTTCTGA
- the purF gene encoding amidophosphoribosyltransferase produces MCGIVGVVSNAPVNQLIYDALLLLQHRGQDAAGIVTQQERKFFMHKAKGMVRDVFRTRNMRSLPGNCGLGQVRYPTAGNAFSEEEAQPFYVNAPFGIVLVHNGNLTNAHALKAELFNADHRHINTESDSEVLLNVLAHELGETTRGLPLTPADVFDAVRKVHKRIKGSYAVIALIAGHGVLAFRDPHGIRPLCLGRTGDTWMLASESVALEGTLHKFERNIDPGEAVFIDLQGQIHAAQCADAPVLNPCIFEFVYLARPDSVLDNISVYQARLNLGETLAKRVISTVPPNEIDVVIPIPESSRPSAAQLAQLLGLPYREGFVKNRYVGRTFIMPGQSVRKKSVRQKLNVIASEFKGRNVLLVDDSIVRGTTSKEIVQMAREAGARKVYMASAAPPVRFPNVYGIDMPTPQELVAHNRTVEEIRQLIGCDALIYQDVDAMKKAIGSLNPAIKGFDASCFDGVYVTGDVTLEDIVRLNSNRVGGDENQEDTSRLALPNHED; encoded by the coding sequence ATGTGTGGAATTGTGGGTGTTGTGAGTAACGCACCGGTGAACCAGTTGATTTACGATGCCCTGCTGCTGCTGCAGCATCGGGGCCAGGACGCGGCTGGTATCGTGACCCAGCAGGAGCGCAAATTTTTCATGCACAAGGCCAAGGGTATGGTGCGTGATGTGTTTCGTACCCGCAATATGCGCTCTTTGCCCGGCAATTGCGGCTTGGGCCAGGTGCGTTATCCGACGGCGGGTAATGCCTTCAGCGAAGAAGAGGCACAGCCTTTTTACGTGAACGCGCCGTTTGGCATCGTGCTGGTGCATAACGGTAACCTGACCAATGCGCATGCCTTGAAAGCTGAGCTGTTTAATGCCGATCATCGGCATATCAATACCGAGAGTGACTCAGAAGTCTTGCTCAATGTGTTGGCGCATGAGCTTGGTGAAACCACCCGTGGTCTGCCATTGACTCCTGCCGATGTGTTTGATGCGGTGCGCAAGGTGCACAAACGTATCAAGGGTTCTTATGCGGTAATTGCCTTGATTGCCGGGCATGGTGTGCTGGCGTTTCGCGATCCTCATGGTATTCGGCCCCTGTGTCTGGGGCGCACGGGTGATACCTGGATGCTGGCCAGCGAGTCTGTGGCGCTGGAGGGCACACTGCACAAGTTTGAGCGCAATATTGATCCGGGTGAGGCGGTGTTTATTGACCTGCAAGGTCAGATTCATGCCGCGCAGTGTGCCGATGCTCCGGTGCTTAATCCCTGCATTTTTGAGTTTGTTTACCTGGCCCGCCCGGATTCGGTGCTGGACAATATTTCGGTTTACCAAGCCCGTCTGAATCTGGGTGAAACACTGGCCAAAAGGGTCATTTCTACCGTACCGCCCAATGAGATTGACGTGGTAATCCCCATTCCCGAGTCGAGTCGCCCGAGTGCTGCGCAATTGGCGCAATTGCTGGGTTTGCCCTACCGTGAAGGTTTTGTCAAAAACCGTTATGTCGGGCGCACCTTCATCATGCCGGGGCAATCGGTGCGTAAAAAATCGGTGCGCCAAAAGCTCAACGTGATTGCCAGCGAGTTCAAAGGGCGCAATGTGTTGTTGGTGGACGACTCCATCGTGCGTGGCACAACGTCCAAAGAAATTGTGCAAATGGCGCGTGAGGCGGGTGCCCGCAAGGTTTACATGGCCAGCGCCGCCCCACCGGTGCGTTTTCCGAATGTGTACGGCATCGACATGCCGACACCCCAGGAGCTGGTTGCCCACAACCGGACGGTGGAAGAAATTCGCCAGTTGATTGGCTGTGACGCATTGATTTACCAGGACGTAGATGCCATGAAGAAAGCCATTGGCTCACTCAATCCGGCCATCAAAGGCTTTGATGCGTCGTGTTTTGACGGCGTGTATGTGACCGGTGATGTCACGCTGGAGGACATTGTTCGCCTGAATTCGAATCGTGTAGGGGGGGATGAAAACCAGGAAGACACCTCCCGTCTGGCGCTGCCCAACCACGAGGATTGA
- a CDS encoding CvpA family protein: MAALDWIFFGVLLTSLLLGLWRGLVFEVLSLLSWIAAFVLAQWLALDAAQYLPMSGSSDVMRYAAGFVLVFVAAVMLGGLVAVVVKKLVSSVGLSPFDRALGAMFGTVRGVLLLLVATLLVAMTPVKSSPIWQESIGVRVAEVMLKGLKPMLPPDFAKFVTV; this comes from the coding sequence ATGGCCGCGCTGGACTGGATATTTTTTGGGGTCTTGCTGACCTCCCTGTTGTTGGGGCTGTGGCGTGGCTTGGTGTTTGAAGTGTTGTCATTACTGAGCTGGATCGCTGCTTTTGTGCTGGCGCAGTGGTTGGCACTGGATGCCGCACAGTATTTGCCGATGAGTGGGTCTAGCGACGTGATGCGTTATGCCGCCGGCTTTGTGCTGGTTTTTGTGGCTGCCGTGATGTTGGGCGGTTTGGTGGCGGTGGTGGTTAAAAAATTGGTGTCGTCGGTCGGATTAAGTCCGTTTGATCGGGCACTGGGGGCCATGTTTGGCACGGTGCGTGGTGTGTTGTTGTTGTTGGTCGCCACACTTTTGGTGGCCATGACACCTGTGAAGTCAAGTCCCATTTGGCAGGAGTCGATTGGGGTCAGGGTGGCTGAGGTCATGCTCAAAGGCCTCAAGCCCATGTTGCCGCCTGATTTTGCAAAGTTTGTGACAGTTTGA
- a CDS encoding SPOR domain-containing protein: MAFFKFRKAADEATSAPRPPQSIEAMRQRAKYRLAGASLLVLVGVIGFPLLFDKQPRPIAVDTPIDIPDRSKVLPLTLPAPAVSTPVQAVVPPAAAASVAAQPEVVKPSPAKPVSVAVTSEAGVITEIEDKNAPVASVHKAPIAIKSVAKEPPVTPKPVTKEPTPTPKPVVNAVVKSTESAKVQALLEGGAVTAAPVAVTAGRFVVQVGAFADAARAHEVRLKLERAGLKTYTHVAETKDGKRIRVRVGPFSEKADAEKSAEKVKKLNLPATLLTL, from the coding sequence ATGGCTTTCTTTAAGTTCCGTAAAGCGGCTGACGAAGCTACCAGCGCCCCCAGGCCACCACAAAGTATTGAGGCTATGCGGCAGCGCGCCAAATACCGGTTGGCCGGTGCCAGCTTATTGGTTCTGGTAGGGGTGATTGGATTCCCATTGCTGTTTGACAAACAGCCGCGTCCGATAGCGGTTGATACACCGATAGATATTCCTGATCGCAGCAAAGTGCTGCCGCTGACTTTGCCTGCGCCTGCTGTTTCGACCCCCGTACAGGCCGTGGTACCACCCGCAGCGGCTGCATCAGTGGCCGCTCAGCCTGAAGTGGTGAAACCAAGCCCAGCCAAACCGGTATCTGTTGCCGTGACCAGTGAAGCCGGAGTGATCACCGAAATTGAAGATAAAAATGCACCTGTAGCGTCCGTACATAAAGCGCCAATAGCTATAAAAAGTGTAGCAAAAGAACCTCCCGTCACGCCCAAACCCGTAACCAAAGAGCCAACACCCACGCCAAAACCTGTGGTCAATGCAGTTGTCAAATCAACTGAATCAGCCAAAGTCCAGGCCTTGCTGGAGGGTGGTGCAGTGACTGCTGCACCGGTCGCTGTGACTGCGGGTCGTTTTGTCGTTCAGGTTGGGGCTTTTGCTGATGCTGCTCGTGCCCATGAGGTGCGACTCAAACTGGAGCGTGCAGGTCTGAAAACCTATACCCATGTGGCTGAAACCAAAGACGGCAAACGTATTCGGGTCCGGGTGGGGCCCTTTTCTGAAAAGGCTGATGCTGAAAAATCGGCAGAAAAAGTCAAAAAACTCAATTTGCCAGCTACATTGCTGACCCTCTGA
- the folC gene encoding bifunctional tetrahydrofolate synthase/dihydrofolate synthase, which translates to MTHSFQTLDDWLAHCERLHPITIDLGLERIRTVAQRMGIRFSCPVITVAGTNGKGSTCAMLESILMEAGYRTGVYTSPHLVHFEERLRLSGHSVDASELIAAFARVESARGQNDAEEVTLTYFEFTTLAILDVMARSKLDVVILEVGLGGRLDAVNIIEPDCAIITSVDLDHMALLGETREAIGYEKAGIMRTGKPVVVSDPLPPQSVLDRALEVGADLWRVGQDFNVSGDKLQWGWAGRGRRYSGMAYPALRGANQLVNAGGVLAALTALREVLPVTAQAVRNGLVFVDLPGRFQIVPGQPNLVLDVAHNPHAVAALAVNLDAMGFFPTTHGVFGAMADKDVAALIRRMNPLIDKWYFTDLPTSRAASAAELLQVWQGQKTRTDATASVHPDPDTALKAALAASDPADRIVVFGSFYTVGGVVRDGIPRLQAKHLPGS; encoded by the coding sequence ATGACACATTCTTTTCAAACTCTTGACGACTGGCTGGCCCACTGCGAGCGCCTGCACCCCATCACCATTGACCTGGGCCTTGAGCGCATTCGCACGGTGGCTCAACGCATGGGTATCCGCTTTTCCTGCCCGGTGATCACTGTGGCGGGCACCAATGGCAAAGGTTCCACCTGCGCCATGCTCGAATCCATTCTGATGGAGGCCGGTTACCGTACCGGTGTCTACACCTCTCCTCACCTGGTGCATTTTGAAGAGCGCCTGCGGCTTAGCGGCCATTCTGTGGATGCTTCTGAATTGATAGCTGCTTTCGCTCGTGTGGAAAGCGCTAGAGGTCAAAATGATGCTGAAGAAGTCACGCTGACCTATTTTGAGTTCACGACACTGGCCATTCTGGATGTGATGGCCAGATCCAAGCTGGATGTGGTGATTCTGGAGGTCGGGCTGGGTGGCCGTCTGGACGCGGTCAACATCATTGAGCCTGATTGCGCCATCATCACCAGCGTTGACCTGGATCACATGGCATTGTTGGGTGAAACCCGTGAGGCCATTGGCTACGAGAAAGCCGGCATCATGCGCACGGGTAAACCGGTGGTGGTGAGTGACCCGCTGCCACCGCAGAGTGTGCTGGATCGTGCGCTGGAGGTGGGGGCGGATTTGTGGCGCGTCGGGCAAGACTTCAACGTTTCGGGTGACAAGCTTCAGTGGGGCTGGGCCGGACGAGGGCGGCGCTACAGCGGCATGGCGTATCCGGCGTTGCGCGGTGCCAACCAACTGGTGAATGCGGGTGGCGTACTGGCAGCGCTGACCGCGTTGCGCGAGGTGTTGCCGGTGACGGCTCAAGCGGTGCGCAACGGGCTGGTGTTTGTGGATTTACCGGGGCGTTTTCAAATTGTGCCGGGTCAGCCCAATCTGGTGCTGGACGTGGCCCACAACCCGCATGCGGTGGCTGCCTTGGCGGTTAATCTGGATGCCATGGGCTTTTTTCCGACCACCCATGGGGTGTTTGGTGCCATGGCGGACAAAGATGTTGCGGCACTGATCAGGCGCATGAATCCGCTGATAGACAAGTGGTATTTCACCGATTTGCCGACCAGTCGCGCGGCATCGGCGGCCGAGTTGTTGCAGGTCTGGCAAGGGCAAAAAACCCGCACTGATGCCACAGCCAGCGTACATCCAGACCCGGATACCGCCCTGAAAGCCGCCCTTGCGGCCTCAGACCCCGCTGATAGAATTGTTGTCTTCGGCTCGTTCTACACCGTAGGCGGTGTAGTCAGAGATGGCATTCCCCGTCTGCAAGCCAAACATCTGCCAGGCTCCTGA
- a CDS encoding YeeE/YedE thiosulfate transporter family protein, whose amino-acid sequence MTATKSPQWVDGFKADYDKLFVKKWSSYLGAVLLMVVIFALMINGMVWGVFGGVKFWGNWLNTAIGLGPWLGLPAESGPIWMHSMSLMNIMLVMGAFCAALLSRQFAPLRPPKIEYLWAALGGTLMGIGASLAGGCTTGGFFNPVLHASPAGWAMWVGLLAGAAVGFKMLLWTLEHVEWGTQAPAVWQLPKGVTMALPWWGGMVALGTLVLATLWFYSGNAPLVYRAPIVLAGFAIGFIMHRSRLCFARAFREPFVTGEGEMSKAVILALAIGLPVAALLFQKKVIDPYAAIPATFWIGSLVGGLIFGMGMVFAGGCASGSLWRMGEGHIKLWVAMFFFAWSGSTASALFKKYGLTAIVEDGTDTFDRTALGFQAFMPELLSSWGWTLWVSGGLLLLWYALVRYNESTEKFTLM is encoded by the coding sequence ATGACTGCCACAAAAAGCCCCCAATGGGTGGATGGGTTCAAAGCGGATTACGACAAGCTTTTTGTCAAAAAGTGGTCGTCTTACCTGGGGGCAGTCTTGTTGATGGTGGTAATTTTTGCCCTGATGATCAACGGCATGGTCTGGGGCGTGTTTGGTGGGGTGAAGTTTTGGGGCAATTGGCTCAACACCGCCATCGGTCTGGGGCCTTGGCTGGGTTTGCCCGCAGAGAGTGGCCCCATATGGATGCACAGCATGTCGTTGATGAACATCATGCTGGTCATGGGGGCTTTTTGTGCGGCGCTGCTGTCGCGCCAGTTTGCCCCACTTCGCCCGCCCAAGATCGAGTACCTGTGGGCTGCGCTGGGTGGCACCCTGATGGGGATTGGTGCCTCACTGGCGGGTGGTTGCACGACTGGCGGTTTTTTTAATCCGGTGTTGCATGCATCACCTGCGGGCTGGGCCATGTGGGTCGGTTTGCTGGCGGGCGCAGCGGTGGGCTTCAAGATGCTGCTCTGGACTCTGGAGCACGTCGAGTGGGGCACTCAGGCTCCTGCGGTTTGGCAGCTTCCCAAGGGTGTGACGATGGCCTTGCCCTGGTGGGGCGGGATGGTGGCATTGGGAACGTTGGTTTTGGCAACACTCTGGTTTTATTCAGGAAACGCTCCGCTGGTGTACCGTGCCCCTATTGTGTTGGCCGGGTTTGCCATTGGTTTCATCATGCACCGATCACGCCTGTGTTTCGCGCGTGCTTTCCGGGAGCCTTTTGTGACCGGTGAGGGTGAAATGAGCAAAGCGGTTATCTTGGCGCTGGCCATTGGTTTGCCTGTGGCTGCGCTGTTGTTCCAGAAAAAGGTGATTGATCCCTATGCGGCCATCCCGGCCACGTTCTGGATCGGCTCCTTGGTGGGAGGGCTCATTTTTGGCATGGGCATGGTGTTTGCCGGTGGATGTGCATCCGGTTCGCTCTGGCGTATGGGCGAAGGACATATCAAATTGTGGGTGGCCATGTTCTTTTTCGCCTGGAGTGGCTCCACGGCCAGTGCCTTGTTCAAGAAATACGGCCTCACGGCCATTGTCGAAGACGGTACGGATACTTTTGATCGTACCGCTTTAGGTTTTCAGGCCTTTATGCCAGAGCTGTTGTCAAGTTGGGGTTGGACCCTTTGGGTATCGGGTGGACTGCTGTTGCTTTGGTACGCCCTGGTGCGCTACAACGAATCCACCGAAAAATTCACCTTGATGTAA
- a CDS encoding ArsC family reductase, protein MTTLYGIPNCDTVKKARTWLTEQGVDYTFHDFKKQGVPTALLADWLAATGWPTLVNRKGTTWRKLDEATRLSVVDDATATALMLAHPSVIKRPVVVWGDGSISVGFDAEVFKSRIAI, encoded by the coding sequence ATGACTACCCTTTACGGCATTCCCAACTGCGACACCGTCAAAAAAGCTCGCACCTGGCTCACTGAGCAGGGCGTGGACTACACATTTCATGACTTCAAAAAGCAAGGTGTACCCACCGCGTTGCTGGCTGACTGGCTGGCTGCCACGGGCTGGCCAACCCTGGTGAACCGCAAAGGCACCACCTGGCGCAAGCTTGATGAAGCCACCCGCCTGTCCGTGGTGGACGATGCCACAGCCACCGCCCTGATGCTGGCACACCCCAGCGTCATCAAGCGCCCGGTGGTGGTGTGGGGTGATGGCAGCATCAGCGTCGGGTTTGATGCCGAGGTGTTCAAGTCTCGAATCGCGATATAG
- a CDS encoding pyrimidine/purine nucleoside phosphorylase, translating into MTTTHIDLVTVTTQASVYFDGKCISHGITLADGTKKSVGVVLPATLTFNTGAPEIMECVAGSCDYKLAGSDVWLTSKPGERFSIPGNSSFEIRVTEPYHYICHFG; encoded by the coding sequence ATGACCACCACCCACATTGACCTTGTTACCGTTACCACCCAAGCCAGCGTTTACTTTGACGGCAAATGCATCAGCCATGGCATTACCTTGGCTGACGGCACCAAAAAATCCGTCGGTGTGGTGTTACCCGCTACCCTGACCTTCAACACCGGTGCACCTGAAATCATGGAATGTGTGGCTGGCAGTTGCGACTACAAACTGGCAGGCTCTGATGTCTGGTTGACCTCCAAACCGGGTGAACGCTTCAGCATCCCAGGCAATTCCAGCTTTGAAATCCGCGTCACAGAGCCTTATCACTACATCTGCCACTTCGGTTGA